A genomic region of Pyramidobacter porci contains the following coding sequences:
- a CDS encoding OmpH family outer membrane protein: MKKFFRVSTLLAALTLVIAGAAYADTKIGVADMQRILFNHPNFAQVSKRIEAVYRSKEQELKSALEKVTDKKKGAETIEAKRREAAQEEMKLKEPIYKEIRQAVRTVAKNKGCDVVLDSQAVQFGGVDLTADVINELKKKK; this comes from the coding sequence ATGAAGAAGTTTTTCCGTGTCTCTACGCTGCTTGCAGCTCTGACGCTGGTCATCGCCGGCGCGGCTTACGCCGATACGAAGATCGGCGTGGCCGACATGCAGAGGATCCTTTTCAATCATCCCAACTTCGCGCAGGTCAGCAAGAGAATCGAAGCGGTGTATCGTTCCAAGGAACAGGAGCTGAAAAGCGCTCTCGAAAAGGTCACCGACAAGAAGAAAGGCGCCGAGACGATCGAAGCCAAACGCCGCGAAGCCGCGCAGGAAGAGATGAAGCTCAAGGAGCCCATCTACAAGGAGATCCGCCAGGCCGTCCGCACCGTGGCCAAGAACAAGGGCTGCGACGTGGTTCTCGATTCCCAGGCCGTTCAGTTCGGCGGCGTTGACCTCACCGCCGACGTCATCAATGAGTTGAAGAAAAAGAAGTAG
- a CDS encoding adenosine-specific kinase, translating into MADIQWHIVQAEFPSDCNVIVGQSHFIKTAEDLYEVMATSAPGMEFGVAFCEASGDCKIRYEGNNQEMVDLAVRNARAIACGHTFFIILRKAYPLNVLDRIKNCQEVCRVFAATANPLQIIVAQTEQGRGIAGVIDGFPPAGVETAEDIEARRDLLNRIIGYKR; encoded by the coding sequence ATGGCGGACATTCAGTGGCACATCGTACAGGCGGAATTTCCCTCGGACTGCAACGTGATCGTCGGGCAGAGCCACTTCATCAAGACGGCGGAAGATCTTTACGAGGTCATGGCGACCTCGGCGCCGGGCATGGAGTTCGGCGTAGCCTTCTGCGAAGCGTCGGGCGACTGCAAGATCCGTTACGAAGGCAATAATCAGGAGATGGTCGATCTGGCCGTCAGGAACGCCCGGGCGATCGCCTGCGGGCACACGTTTTTTATCATATTGCGCAAGGCGTATCCGCTCAACGTGCTGGACCGCATCAAAAACTGTCAGGAAGTGTGCCGCGTTTTCGCGGCGACGGCCAACCCGCTGCAGATCATCGTCGCCCAAACCGAACAGGGACGCGGTATTGCCGGCGTGATCGACGGCTTCCCGCCGGCGGGCGTCGAAACGGCGGAAGATATCGAGGCGCGCCGCGATCTGCTGAACCGGATCATCGGCTACAAGCGTTAG
- the radA gene encoding DNA repair protein RadA — protein MAKKDGKRYSCIECGYVSLVPSGKCPRCGAWGTLEEEIPVAPSMAAAGTAKILTPVDISTLEPPRRLASGFGELDRVLGGGWVPGGVVLLGGQPGIGKSTLLLQVCGHISSTGRRVLYISGEESPSQLGLRAKRLKILHDGLDVCCHTVIDDALALAKDHSLIVVDSVQAMRTSQAEGWPGTPTQVRATAQVCVNYAKEHGIPMVLVGHITKEGRIAGPMLLEHMVDAVVMFADDNSSVYRTLRASKNRYGGTDEMGIFEMRSDGLAEVPDPSYLYWNRSDGAVSGVVMTVIMEGSRPLVAEIQTLASESSFAYPKRAGIGLGANKIGMLLAVLQSRCALPSLRDDIYCNVAGGLEIHDPGADLALAASMASALTGRNVLSECCLIGEVGLAGEVRPVSGLAQRLREAARLGFKRAVVSSREEKPRLDAEIELIRVLSVGEALARASVVEP, from the coding sequence ATGGCGAAAAAAGACGGCAAGCGGTACAGCTGCATTGAGTGCGGCTATGTTTCCCTGGTCCCTTCGGGCAAGTGCCCGCGCTGCGGCGCCTGGGGCACCTTGGAAGAAGAGATTCCCGTCGCGCCCAGCATGGCGGCCGCCGGCACGGCGAAGATCCTCACGCCGGTGGACATCAGCACGCTGGAGCCGCCTCGGCGGCTTGCCTCCGGATTCGGCGAACTGGACCGCGTGCTGGGCGGCGGCTGGGTGCCCGGCGGCGTCGTGCTGCTGGGCGGTCAGCCCGGCATCGGCAAATCGACGCTGCTGCTGCAGGTCTGCGGTCACATTTCGTCAACTGGGCGCCGCGTGCTCTACATCTCCGGCGAAGAGTCGCCGTCGCAGCTGGGGCTGCGCGCCAAACGACTAAAGATTCTTCACGACGGGCTCGACGTCTGTTGTCACACGGTCATCGACGACGCGCTGGCGCTGGCGAAAGACCACAGCCTGATCGTCGTGGACAGCGTCCAGGCCATGCGCACCTCGCAGGCCGAAGGCTGGCCGGGCACGCCCACGCAGGTGCGCGCCACGGCGCAGGTTTGTGTCAACTACGCCAAAGAGCACGGCATTCCCATGGTGCTCGTCGGGCACATCACCAAGGAAGGGCGCATCGCCGGCCCCATGCTGCTGGAGCACATGGTGGACGCGGTGGTCATGTTCGCCGACGACAATTCGTCGGTGTACCGCACGCTGCGGGCCAGCAAGAACCGCTACGGCGGCACCGACGAGATGGGCATTTTCGAGATGCGCAGCGACGGCTTGGCGGAAGTGCCCGATCCCAGCTATCTCTATTGGAATCGTTCCGACGGGGCGGTATCCGGCGTCGTCATGACCGTGATCATGGAAGGCTCGCGGCCGCTTGTGGCGGAGATCCAGACGCTGGCGAGCGAAAGCAGCTTCGCCTACCCCAAGCGCGCCGGCATCGGTCTTGGCGCCAACAAGATCGGCATGCTGCTGGCCGTGTTGCAGAGCCGCTGCGCTCTGCCCTCGTTGCGCGACGACATTTACTGCAACGTCGCCGGCGGGCTGGAGATCCACGATCCCGGCGCCGATTTGGCGCTGGCGGCGTCGATGGCTTCGGCGCTGACGGGGCGGAACGTCCTGTCCGAGTGCTGCCTGATCGGCGAGGTCGGACTGGCCGGCGAAGTGCGTCCCGTTTCCGGTTTGGCGCAGAGATTGCGCGAGGCGGCCCGTTTGGGCTTTAAACGCGCCGTGGTCAGCTCCCGCGAGGAGAAGCCGCGGCTCGACGCCGAAATCGAACTGATTCGCGTGCTTTCGGTCGGCGAAGCGCTGGCCCGCGCCAGTGTGGTTGAGCCATAG
- the leuS gene encoding leucine--tRNA ligase has translation MEYDFKSIEKKWQDYWDEHKTFKTFEDPAVPDDKRRYVLDMFPYPSGAGLHVGHPEGYTATDIYCRYLRMNGYNVLHPMGFDSFGLPAENYAIKTGTHPKVTTERNIDIFRAQIKSLGFSYDWDREVSTCDPEYYKWTQWLFLQIFKKGLAYEAQIPINWCPSCQTGLANEEVKEGHCERCGHQVHRRNLRQWVLKITDYAERLLNDVDKLDWPEPIKIMQRNWIGKSVGAEVTFEIEGGHGDLKVYTTRPDTLFGVTYMVLSPEHPLVEKITTSECREAVREYVSEASLKSELERTELNKEKTGVFTGAYAVNPLNEQRVPIWISDYVLISYGTGAIMAVPAHDGRDWEFAKKFGLPIVEVLKGNVDVQEEVYEGDGPHVNSGFLDGLGMQEAIDTVIAWLEEHGKGKKAVNYKLRDWIFSRQRYWGEPMPLIHCPHCGTVPVPEEQLPLLLPEVKKYEPTGTGESPLANVEEWVNTTCPVCGAPARRETNTMPQWAGSCWYYLRFLDPHNDKEFAARDTIDYWMPVDLYVGGAEHAVLHLLYARFWHKVFYDLGLVNTDEPFARLVNQGMITSFAYQRPDKSLVAVDQVEEPAPDSFVEKGTGVKLERVVAKMSKSLKNVINPDEIVKSYGADSLRLYEMFMGPLQMSKPWSTQGLQGVYRFLERVWKLGEKPVSDGPLPAELEKTLHRTIKKVSDDTAALNFNTAISQMMVLVNDASKADVCYRGMMDVFARLLSPYAPHLAEELWAKIGNKPCVSLAKWPEYDERLTVSETVTVPVQFSGKVREKLELPAGLDRDALLAAVMADEAVKKRLEGKTIVKTIIVPGKLVNLVVK, from the coding sequence ATGGAATACGATTTCAAGTCAATTGAGAAAAAATGGCAAGACTACTGGGACGAGCACAAAACTTTCAAGACGTTCGAAGATCCCGCGGTGCCTGACGACAAACGCCGCTACGTGCTGGACATGTTCCCTTATCCTTCGGGAGCCGGGCTTCACGTGGGACATCCCGAAGGTTATACGGCGACGGATATTTATTGCCGCTATCTGCGCATGAACGGCTACAATGTGCTTCACCCGATGGGATTCGACTCTTTCGGACTGCCGGCCGAGAACTACGCCATCAAGACGGGCACTCATCCCAAGGTGACGACGGAGAGGAACATCGACATTTTCCGCGCTCAGATCAAATCGTTGGGGTTCAGCTACGACTGGGATCGCGAGGTCTCCACCTGCGATCCCGAATATTATAAATGGACGCAGTGGCTGTTTTTGCAAATATTCAAGAAAGGGCTGGCTTACGAGGCACAGATTCCCATCAACTGGTGTCCTTCCTGCCAGACGGGACTGGCCAACGAGGAAGTCAAGGAAGGACATTGCGAACGCTGCGGTCATCAAGTGCATCGCCGTAACCTGCGTCAATGGGTTCTGAAGATCACGGATTACGCCGAGCGCCTGTTGAACGATGTGGACAAGCTCGACTGGCCCGAACCGATCAAGATCATGCAGCGCAACTGGATCGGCAAGAGCGTCGGCGCTGAAGTGACCTTCGAGATCGAGGGCGGGCACGGCGATCTCAAGGTTTACACGACTCGCCCCGACACGCTTTTCGGCGTCACCTACATGGTGCTGTCGCCGGAGCATCCGCTGGTGGAGAAGATCACGACCTCAGAGTGTCGCGAAGCGGTGCGGGAATACGTGAGCGAGGCTTCGCTCAAATCGGAGCTCGAACGGACGGAGCTGAACAAAGAAAAAACCGGCGTCTTCACGGGCGCGTATGCGGTCAACCCGCTGAACGAGCAGCGCGTGCCGATCTGGATCTCCGACTACGTGCTGATTTCCTACGGCACCGGCGCCATCATGGCCGTGCCGGCGCACGACGGTCGCGACTGGGAGTTCGCCAAGAAATTCGGCCTGCCCATCGTCGAAGTCCTGAAAGGCAACGTGGACGTGCAGGAAGAAGTTTACGAAGGCGACGGTCCCCACGTCAATTCCGGTTTCCTCGACGGTCTTGGCATGCAGGAGGCAATCGATACGGTCATTGCGTGGCTGGAAGAGCATGGCAAAGGCAAAAAAGCCGTCAACTACAAGCTGCGCGACTGGATCTTCTCGCGCCAGCGCTACTGGGGCGAACCCATGCCGCTGATCCATTGCCCGCATTGCGGCACCGTGCCCGTTCCCGAGGAGCAGCTGCCTCTGCTGCTGCCCGAGGTGAAGAAGTACGAGCCGACCGGTACCGGCGAATCGCCGCTGGCCAACGTGGAAGAATGGGTGAATACGACCTGCCCCGTCTGCGGGGCTCCCGCTCGGCGCGAGACCAACACCATGCCTCAGTGGGCCGGTTCGTGCTGGTACTATTTGCGCTTCCTTGACCCGCACAACGACAAGGAATTCGCGGCCCGCGACACCATCGACTACTGGATGCCGGTCGACCTGTACGTCGGCGGCGCCGAACACGCCGTGCTGCATCTGCTGTACGCCCGTTTCTGGCACAAAGTGTTCTACGATCTCGGCCTGGTCAACACGGACGAGCCGTTTGCCCGCCTCGTCAACCAAGGCATGATCACGTCTTTCGCCTATCAGCGTCCCGACAAATCTTTGGTCGCCGTGGATCAGGTGGAGGAGCCCGCTCCCGACTCGTTTGTCGAAAAGGGGACCGGCGTGAAGCTGGAGCGCGTCGTCGCCAAGATGTCGAAGTCGCTCAAGAACGTCATCAACCCCGACGAGATCGTCAAGAGCTATGGCGCCGATTCGCTGCGGCTGTACGAGATGTTCATGGGGCCGCTGCAGATGTCCAAACCCTGGTCCACGCAGGGGCTTCAGGGCGTGTACCGTTTCCTCGAGAGGGTGTGGAAGCTGGGCGAAAAGCCCGTCAGCGACGGACCGTTGCCGGCCGAACTGGAGAAGACTCTGCACCGGACCATCAAGAAGGTGAGCGACGATACGGCGGCGCTGAACTTCAACACCGCCATCTCGCAGATGATGGTGCTGGTCAACGACGCCAGCAAGGCCGACGTGTGCTACCGCGGCATGATGGACGTCTTTGCCCGTTTGCTGTCGCCTTATGCGCCGCATCTTGCCGAAGAACTGTGGGCTAAAATCGGCAATAAACCGTGCGTGTCGTTGGCCAAATGGCCGGAGTATGACGAGAGATTGACTGTCAGCGAGACGGTGACGGTCCCCGTGCAGTTCAGCGGCAAAGTGCGCGAGAAACTCGAACTGCCGGCCGGGTTGGACAGGGACGCGCTGCTGGCTGCCGTCATGGCCGACGAGGCGGTCAAAAAACGCCTCGAGGGCAAGACGATCGTCAAGACCATCATCGTTCCCGGAAAGCTGGTCAACCTGGTGGTGAAGTAA
- the holA gene encoding DNA polymerase III subunit delta — protein sequence MPALVLIAAPAGAQPRLRAETLSAYEKKGYVLDRRLETAAWPELFEEALTPSLFVPRRIFEVDDGRSLGVLPDKYKKYVERGDADVIFLIHSDKSLQKELGDVFETAFSVPYETAPYWPSQRVGWLQRIARASGCTLDAAAAALLAEWIEDEEELRSEVDKLAKAAPNKRITVQQVNSLSMDEGGKGVLNLLDAVAKADVAAAVKNLAILREEGELIPALAAVHKRVRGAMFAARLGDAGAGAVHLTNFQTKTARAMAQTYGPELLSLWLGELIRLSWSERSGEGEGWEGLEKLLLAVMSRAAG from the coding sequence ATGCCCGCGCTGGTGCTCATCGCGGCGCCGGCGGGCGCTCAGCCCCGTCTTCGCGCGGAAACGCTCTCCGCTTACGAAAAGAAAGGCTACGTGCTGGACCGGCGTCTGGAAACGGCCGCGTGGCCTGAGCTGTTCGAAGAGGCTCTGACGCCGAGCCTCTTTGTCCCCCGGCGGATTTTCGAGGTCGACGACGGCCGGTCGCTGGGCGTTTTGCCCGACAAGTACAAAAAATATGTCGAGCGCGGCGACGCCGACGTGATCTTTCTGATCCATTCCGACAAATCTTTGCAGAAGGAATTGGGCGACGTTTTCGAAACGGCCTTTTCCGTACCCTATGAAACGGCGCCTTATTGGCCGAGCCAGCGCGTCGGCTGGCTGCAGAGGATTGCCCGCGCTTCGGGCTGTACGCTGGACGCCGCGGCGGCGGCGCTGCTGGCGGAGTGGATCGAAGACGAAGAAGAGCTGCGCAGCGAGGTGGACAAGCTGGCCAAAGCGGCGCCGAACAAGCGCATCACGGTGCAACAGGTCAATTCCCTTTCCATGGACGAAGGCGGCAAAGGCGTGCTCAACCTGCTCGACGCCGTCGCCAAGGCCGACGTCGCCGCTGCCGTGAAAAATCTCGCGATCCTGCGCGAGGAAGGCGAACTGATCCCCGCGCTTGCGGCGGTACATAAGCGCGTGCGCGGCGCCATGTTCGCGGCTCGCTTGGGCGATGCCGGAGCGGGAGCGGTGCATCTCACCAATTTTCAGACAAAAACGGCCCGCGCCATGGCGCAGACCTACGGTCCCGAACTCCTGTCACTGTGGCTGGGCGAGCTGATCCGCCTGTCCTGGAGCGAGCGCAGCGGCGAGGGCGAAGGCTGGGAAGGGCTGGAAAAGCTTCTTCTCGCCGTCATGTCCCGCGCCGCGGGATAA
- the rpsT gene encoding 30S ribosomal protein S20, giving the protein MPNKKSAIKRVRTSERNRLYNRYWKSRCKTAMKKVLATVQNGDAEAAVLQLNAAQSVFDKAVVKGVLHRNTAARRKALMTAKVKSLSAEKPAE; this is encoded by the coding sequence ATGCCCAACAAGAAGTCCGCTATCAAGCGCGTCCGCACTTCTGAGAGAAACCGCCTTTACAACCGCTACTGGAAGAGCCGCTGCAAGACCGCCATGAAAAAGGTCCTCGCCACCGTCCAGAACGGTGACGCCGAAGCCGCCGTGCTCCAGCTCAACGCGGCCCAGTCCGTGTTCGACAAAGCCGTTGTCAAAGGCGTGCTCCATCGCAATACAGCCGCCCGCAGAAAGGCCCTGATGACTGCGAAGGTCAAGTCCCTCTCCGCCGAAAAGCCCGCCGAATAA